One genomic segment of Linepithema humile isolate Giens D197 chromosome 5, Lhum_UNIL_v1.0, whole genome shotgun sequence includes these proteins:
- the ERp60 gene encoding protein disulfide-isomerase A3 — translation MLRKCLTILPLLLLGVFAEEKDVLELTDETFDSELERHENTLVMFYAPWCGHCKRLKPEYAKAAELLIGNEPPITLAKVDCTEAGKETCNKYSVNGYPTLKIFERNELRSDYNGPREAPGIVKYMKAQVGPASKELTTPETHKAFLDVEEVGVVGYFEKDDSPLAATFHIIAKKLREKVRFAHVSSKKVLDEVSHKNTIVLYRPKVLHNKFEDKSIVYKGGDSVTELNDFVTKNYHGIAGVRTRDNAQDFKNPLVVAYYNVDYAKNAKGTNYWRNRIIKVAKNFPEYSFAVASKDDFQHELNDFGIDYVKGDKPVILARDVKNRKFILKEEFSVDVFEAFLKDLQAGALEPYLKSEPVPDSNTGNVKVAVAKNFDEVVTNNNKDTLIEFYAPWCGHCKKLAPVFDELGDKLEHEDVEIVKFDATANDVPVPYEVRGFPTLFWAPKDAKNSPVKYEGGRELDDFLKYIAKHATNELKGYDRKGKETQPRTDEL, via the exons ATGTTGCGAAAGTGCCTAACTATTCTGCCGCTGTTGCTGCTCGGCGTCTTCGCCGAAGAAAAGGATGTCCTGGAGCTCACGGACGAAACCTTCGACAGCGAGCTCGAACGCCACGAGAACACGCTCGTCATGTTTTACGCACCATG GTGTGGACATTGTAAGCGCTTGAAGCCAGAATACGCTAAGGCAGCCGAGTTACTTATAGGCAATGAGCCACCGATCACACTTGCAAAGGTGGACTGTACAGAAGCTGGAAAAGAAACTTGCAACAAGTACTCCGTCAATGGTTATCCAACACTCAAGATCTTCGAACGCAACGAGTTGAGGTCTGACTACAACGGTCCAAGAGAAGCACCTGGTATTGTGAAGTACATGAAG gcTCAAGTGGGACCGGCATCTAAAGAGTTGACCACTCCAGAAACTCATAAGGCGTTCTTGGATGTTGAGGAGGTCGGCGTTGTAGGTTACTTCGAAAAAGACGATTCTCCATTAGCAGCAACGTTCCATATCATTGCCAAGAAACTCAGAGAGAAGGTCAGATTTGCTCATGTGTCGTCCAAGAAAGTCCTGGACGAAGTGTCCcacaa GAACACAATTGTTCTTTACCGACCCAAGGTACTCCACAACAAATTCGAGGATAAGAGCATAGTGTACAAAGGAGGTGACTCTGTCACTGAATTGAATGATTTTGTTACCAAGAATTA TCATGGTATCGCTGGCGTACGAACTCGCGATAATGCTCAAGACTTCAAGAATCCCTTGGTGGTAGCCTATTATAATGTTGATTATGCGAAGAACGCCAAGGGAACAAATTACTGGCGTAACAGAATCATCAAGGTCGCCAAGAACTTCCCCGAATACTCTTTCGCCGTAGCTTCCAAGGATGACTTCCAGCATGAATTGAACGACTTTGGCATCGATTATGTGAAGGGCGACAAGCCTGTTATTTTAGCGCGAGATGTGAAGAATCGAAAGTTTATTCTCAAGGAGGAATTCTCCGTAGATGTCTTCGAGGCATTCCTGAAGGATCTGCAAGCCGGCGCTCTAGAGCCGTATCTTAAGTCCGAGCCGGTTCCGGATAGCAACACGGGTAACGTGAAAGTCGCGGTGGCCAAGAACTTCGACGAGGTGGTCACCAACAATAATAAGGACACGTTGATCGAATTCTACGCACCATGGTGCGGCCATTGCAAGAAGCTGGCGCCGGTATTCGACGAGTTGGGCGATAAGCTGGAGCACGAGGATGTCGAGATTGTCAAGTTCGACGCTACGGCAAATGACGTGCCAGTTCCGTATGAAGTGCGTGGTTTTCCAACCCTCTTCTGGGCGCCCAAGGACGCGAAGAACAGTCCGGTCAAGTATGAGGGCGGTCGTGAACTCGACGATTTCCTCAAGTACATCGCCAAGCACGCCACTAACGAGCTCAAGGGCTACGATCGCAAGGGCAAGGAAACCCAACCTAGAACCGATGAGCTGTAA